Within Gilvibacter sp. SZ-19, the genomic segment GATTTTGATGCCGAAAAGCTCGAGCAACACCGTCATTTGTTCACCAAAGACTTTAGCAATAGCTCGTCAATTTTCGATTAAAAGATCTAATAGAAGAGATTAATCATCTCTTGTAGAAATAGTTGATTTCCTTGTTGACAGAAAAAGAAATCAATAGGGTTCAGTTGGTAATTTATGGTTAAATTTGAGTACAACTCAAACTAAACAACTGCCTTGATCACTACTATTGCCGAAATAGGACAAGCCCACGATGGAAGTCTTGGTGCAGTTCATGCCTATATCGACGCATTGGCTCAAACAGGAGTCACTGCAGTTAAGTTCCAAACGCATATTGCACACGCAGAAAGTTCTATCCACGAGCCGTTTCGGATTAAATTCAGCAGCCAAGATAAAACGCGCTACGACTATTGGAAGCGCATGGAGTTTACACCAGAACAATGGCAAGCTATTGGTGATCATTGTCGAGAGCTTGGCTTGCAATTTATAAGCAGTCCCTTTAGCAATGCGGCTGTAGCTGTATTAGAAGAGGCTAAGGTGGATGTTTACAAAGTCGGAAGTGGCGAGGTTAATAATTTTCTCTTGTTAGAAAAGATAGCGCAGACCGGAAAACCAGTGATCATCTCTAGTGGAATGAGTAATTATTCAGAACTGGATAAAACAGTGGCATTTTTAAAAGAAAGAGAGGTTCAGTTTTCTGTATTACAATGTACTACCAGTTATCCTACAGCCCCTGAGCAATATGGATTTAACGTAATTCAAGAGCTTAAGGATCGCTATGGAGTGCCTGTTGGGTTCTCTGATCACTCAGCAAAAGTATCTACTGGAATAGCAGCTGCAGCTCTAGGTGCAGAAATCTTGGAGTTTCATGTGGTTTTTGATAGGGCTCAATTTGGCCCCGATAGCAGTTCCTCTTTAACCATAAACGAGGTAAAAGATCTGGTTACAGGGGTAAATAGCGTACATGCAGCTTTAAAGCAACCTGTAAATAAAAGCGATAATAGTGCTTTCGGATCGTTGAAATCGATATTTGAAAAATCGCTTGCCGTAAATAAGGATCTGGCAGCAGGGCATGTACTGACCTTTAACGACTTGGAGGCTAAAAAACCTAAGAATTTTGGTATTGATGCTGCTGATTTTGAGTCTGTATTGGGCAAAGCCCTAAAAAAGGACCTTAAAGCTTGGGACTTTTTAACCGAAAACGACATTTCCCTATGAGTTCAGCACCACGAAAGATTTGTGCGGTAATCACAGCTCGACCATCTTACAGTCGGGTCAAGACAGTTTTGCAGGCGGTAAAAGCACATCCTGATTTGACCTTGCAATTAGTTGTAGCAGGTTCTGCTTTGTTAGATCGCTATGGAAATGCTGTCAATTTCATTGAAAAAGACGGTTTCTCAATCGATGAAAAGGTCTTTATGGTCTTGGAAGGTGAAAATAAGACTGCAATGGCCAAGACCACAGGGCTCGGTGTCATGGAATTGGCCAATGTTTTTTACAATCTGCAACCAGACGCTGTATTAACTATTGCCGATCGTTTTGAAACTATAGCGACCTCTATTGCGGCAGCATACCAAAACATACCCTTGATTCATTTACAAGGAGGGGAGGTAACTGGTAACATAGATGAAAAAGTGCGACATGCCAATACCAAACTGGCAGACATTCACTTTGTGACCTCAGAAGATGCGCGAAACCGCGTGATTAAAATGGGCGAGGATCCAGACTATGTTTTCAATACAGGTTGTCCTTCAATTGACATTGCTAAAAATGTACTCGAAACTCCAGCTTTGGATTTCAACCCTATAGCGCGATACGGAGGAGTCGGCGGGCAGATAGATCACAATTCGGATTATATCGTTGTCATGCAGCATCCGGTGACCACGGAATATCAGCAAGCGAAACAAGATATCACTACTACTTTAGAGGTCATAGACCAGTTAAAAGTGCCTACCTTTTGGTTTTGGCCCAATGTAGATTCGGGAGCTGACGGAACCTCTAGAGGTATTCGATCGTATCGGGAAAAACACAATCCAGATCATATTCGCTTTTTTAAGAATATGGAACCCAATGATTTTCTGAAGTTATTGGTCAACAGTAAATGCTTGATAGGTAATAGTAGTGTAGGGATTCGCGAATGTGCCTTTTTAGGAGTGCCGGTAGTAAATATAGGAACACGCCAAAACAGAAGGCTTCGTGGCGAAAATGTTATCGATGTTTCCTATAAAGCAGCAGAAATTCAAAAGGCTATTTCTGATCAGTTAGAGAACCCAAAGAATAGTCAAAGTAAGGTTTATGGTGATGGCCAAAGCGGGCAGCGAATTGCCGAAATATTGGCCACCTTACCGCTGCGTTTTCACAAAACAATAACCTATTAATGCGGATCCTAGGTCTCATACCGGCGCGAGGAGGTTCAAAGGGAATACCAGCAAAGAACAGCAAAATGCTGGGCGATAAGCCGCTTATGGCCTATACCGCAGCAGCAGCGCAAGAGGCTCAAATGCTCACCGATGTTGTTTTTAGCTCGGAAGATGAGCAGCTCATGGATATGGCCAAGGGCTTAGGATTGTGGGTTCCATTTAAACGTCCAATCGAGTTGGCTACAGATCAGTCTGGATCTTTAGAAGTAGTGAATCACGCATTAGATACGCTAGCTTCGCAGGGTTACCATTACGACGCTGTTTGTCTGTTGCAACTCACCACACCCTTTAGGACCTCTACACAGATAGACTCAGCAGTAAAAAAGTACATTGATGATGGAGCAGATTCTTTAATTTCTGTTATAGAAGTTCCGCATCAATACAATCCCCATTGGGTATTTATGCCCACAGAAAAGGGACTCCGCATAGCAACTGGTGATAGCAAGATTATCAAACGAAGACAAGAATTACCTCCTTGCTATGTTAGAGATGGCGCCATTTATATAACTGCAAACACTGTTTTGCAAGATTCGAACTCCTTTTACGGAGAAGCACTTTCTTATGTTGTCCACCCTTCGGAATCTGCAATTAATTTAGATACCCTGGAAGATTGGGAAAGGGCAGAGCAATGGTTAAAAGCAAGCGAGGCATGAATCAAGACATAAAGATAAGTGTAGTATTACCGGTATATCGCAATGAGGCTATGTTGGAAGAGCTCTGTCAGCGTTTGCTCGAAGTCATGAAGCAATTGAATGCCCAGCCGGAATTGATTTTTGTGAACGACGCCAGTCCAGACAATTCTTGGGAAATAATCAAATCACTCGCGGCCAAACACCCGGAGGTCCGAGGGTTGAATCTGAGTAAGAATTTTGGTCAGCATTACGCGATCTCTGCAGGTCTAGCGCATTCCAATGGCGACTGGGTTGTCGTTATGGATGCCGATCTACAAGATGTGCCAGAAGAAATCACAAAGCTTTATAAGGAGGCTTTAAGAGGTTATGACATTGTGTTGGCTCAACGTCAGAAAAGAAAAGACTCGTGGCTCAAAAAAAGATTTTCACTTTGGTTCTATAAACTGCTTTCTTATTTGTCCGGAGCTAAATACGACGGAAGTGTCGCGAACTATGGGATATACAATAGAAAGGTTGTCGCTGCCATAGTGGACTTACCAGAGAAGAATAGATATTTCCCTTCTATGGTTAAGTGGGTTGGGTTTCATTCGACCTCGATCGCTGTAAATCATGCAAGTCGTGAATCGGGGAGTTCGGCTTATAATTGGAAGAAACGAACAAACTTAGCCTTGGATATTATATTGTCATATTCTGACAAACCCTTGCGATTGGCCATTAAACTAGGTGTTTTGATGGTAATTCTGTCATCGGCGTTTGCAATTTGGATTTTGATTCGATGGATTAAAGGAGATATTGTAGTAGAAGGATACACTTCACTGTTGTTAAGTATCTGGTTCTTGTCGGGAATCTTAATACTTGTTCTAGGTGTTTCTGGACTTTATATTGGAAAGATATTCGAAAACGTGAAAGACCGCCCGACCTATATCGTTAAAGAGGAAATATGACATTTACGCTATATATCTCAGGACAAAAAGGACTCGCTGCATTGCAAGGTATGGAGCAAGAATCAGCCGGCCTTGACCTAGTGGTTATTGGACGAGATACCCATATAACAGCAGATCATTCTGAGGAAATAATAAATTATTGTGAGGCAAAGGGCTACACCTACACTTTAGATAAAGACACCATTAGTAATTCCTCTTATCTAATTGCCGCGGGTTGGCGCTTTTTACTTTACCCCACAGCCAATCAGACCTTGATCGTATTACACGACTCGTTGCTTCCTAAATATCGCGGGTTTAACCCTTTGGTGACTGCCTTGATTAATGGTGATGAAGAAATAGGAGTAACCGCCTTGTTAGGCACAGATTCCTACGATCAAGGACCAATAGTACTGCAACAAGCCATTGGGGTTCAATACCCTTTAAAAATAGCCGATGCTATTATAAAGATAGCAGCTTGCTACAAGGAGATCGTTGCGGCACTATGCTATAAAATAAAACAGGGAGCATTGACACCTCAAAATCAAGATGAAACCAAAGCCACCTACAGTCTTTGGCGCGATGATGAAGATTATTTTATAGACTGGACGCAAACAGCCGAACAGATCGAGAGGCATGTCAATGCCGTGGGCAAACCTTATAATGGGGCAAAGTGCAGATTGGGTCAGCAGCAATTGCGAGTAGATTCAGTTAGAGCGCTCCCCGATGTTTCCATTGCCAATAGAACTCCTGGTAAATTAATTTTTAAGCAAGAAGATAAGCCAGTAGTTGTCTGTGGAGAAGGTCTATTACTCCTAGAAGTATTAAAAACCGAGCAGGGCGATGATTTTTCGTTAGGCAATAAATTTCGCTGCAGATTCAAATAATGAAGTATCCTTTCAACAAACCCTATTTATCTGGTAAGGAACTGCATTATATCGAAGATGCTGTCTCTAAAGGGAAGATCTCCGGAAATGGTCATTATACGAAAAAGTGTCAATCCTATTTTGAGTCTCAATATGGGTTTAAAAAGACCTTGTTGACCACTAGCTGCACCGACGCGCTAGAGATGGCAGCGATTTTATTGGATATTCAGCCAGGAGACCAAGTAATCGTTCCTTCTTTTACTTTTGTTTCAACAGCCAATGCATTTGTATTGCATGGGGCTGAGGTTGTATTTGCAGATAGTCAGTCAGAGCATCCAAATATAGACGCGGCTAAGATCAAAGGACTCATTACCCCTAAGACAAAAGCCATTGTGGTGGTTCACTACGCTGGAGTCGCTTGTGATATGGACCCCATTATGGAATTGGCAGATGCCCATGGAATTTTTGTAGTCGAAGACGCGGCTCAGGCTATTGCTAGTACCTATAAGGGTAGATATTTAGGGGGAATTGGCCATTTAGGAGCCTTTTCCTTTCACGAGACCAAGAATTTGCAGTGTGGAGAAGGTGGTTTGTTGACGATCAATGATGACCGGTTTCTCAAACGCTCGGAGATCATTTGGGAAAAGGGTACCAACAGAAGTGCTTTTTTTAGAGGAGAGGTAGACAAGTATGGTTGGGTAGATGTAGGCTCTTCCTTTTTACCAAGCGAATTGAATGCGGCCTATTTGTGGGCACAGCTCGAGCAACTAGATAAGATTCAACAAGAACGCAAACGCATTTGGAGAGCCTATCACGATCAGCTGCAGTCTTGGGCAGATGCTTTAGGAATAAAATTGCCCAAGCTACCAGATTACGCAGTCAACAATGCTCACATGTTTTATTTGGTCTGCCAGAACCAAGAACAGAGAGCAGCATTGATTAGTCACTTAAAGAATAGAGATATTTTGGCTGTTTTTCATTACCAAAGCTTACATAGGAGCGCTTTTTTCAAGGATCTTTATCATGGAGAACCTCTTGAAAATTCTGATTTATATACGGCGTGTTTGTTACGCCTTCCATTGTATTATGGTTTAGATGTGGATTACATCATCCAGCAAGTCAAACAGTTTGATGGAATACAATAAACTTATTGAATATACTTTTCGCGGGTCTGTCCTAATTTACGGACTATTGGCCGCCTTTTACTTTCTAAGCAAGCCATTTGGCCTGGGCGATGAGTCTCAGTTCATTGCGGATTTGCAGCTTTTAGAAGAGCAAGGCTATTACAGCGCTGTCGCAAAAGGAGTTTCTATTCCCTATATGATCTTGAGCTATCCCTTTAACTCGATCTTATCTACAGGACTTGCACTGCGAGTGACCAATCTTGTAATGTTGTTTGCTCTAGCTTACTATTTCTATCGAAGGCGAGTCCTGCTGAGTTCAAATTTTTTTGGATTGCTCTTGTTTTACATCAGCAGTTATGGGTACTTCTATTTAGGTACTAATGACGCGTTTTTCACCTGTTGTTTAGCTGTTGTTTTTGTTGAGACCTCCCGAATCAAGGATGCCGAGGCAAACGCAAGTCCTCTTCTTTTATTGATCGCTATGATTAGCGCCGTATTTACGCGGGAGTTGATCCTTGTCTATTTGCCAGCCTGTCTTCTGGCCTTATGGTATGTCCGAGATTCTTTGCTGAGGCACAAAAAGAAATTGTACTGGGCTGTGGCTTTAGTAGTCTTACTATTGGCTTTGAATTACCCGTCCTTAAAAGAGAACGGAAAGCTGGCTTACGATCAGAAGTTACCGCCTACAGGAACTGTTGCTAGCTGGCCACAACGTCAGTATCTAGCGCAGCTTATGGTAAATCAAGGAGCCTTGTCCAACTATAACCATCCGTCTTGGGAACAGACAGATGCTTATTTGGGAAAATATGGTGAAAATGCGCTCCCTAGGACTGTGTCAGAAGCCATGCTCCAGGACCCCGCATTTACCATTAAGGAATTTGTAAAAGACTTTATTTATGTCTTTCAATATACAACCCGCTCTGTTGGTCTGATCTACTTTTTGATCTTAGGGTTTGCTCTTATTGAGTTATGGAAGAAGCGCAGTCTCGCTGCTGTCAATTATATACCTTTGGCATTACTGGGAACCATCTCAGTTTTTGCCTTGATCATCATTTCTTTTGTGGAGTTGCGTTGGCTCGCCCCCTTGGCAATTGGTTCCTTATTCTACTTTGAACGTCAGTTGATGAAAGGGAATATACCTTCCTTCTGGAAGCAACTCAATCAAGGATTAATCGTGCTACTTTGCGTTTACGGTAGCTATAATATGTTTATTAAATTGGCTTGGATTGGAGCATAAAAAGAACATACTTGTTTTAGTGCCTGACGGCACAGGAATAAAAAACTATCTCTACACAAGATTGTTTAAGGGCGAGGGTATTAAACGAGGTCTCTTGCATAGTTTTGACAAAGAAACCTTAACCGAAATATCTAAACATTTTCCGGCGGAGTACCAGCAACAAATTCCCAAGTACAAAGAAAGTTTTAGGGAGAAGTTTCTGCGAGAACTGATCCATAGAGCTCGTTTAATTCACAACGCCAAGATCAGCTCGAATCCTACCATTTTAAAATTTTGGGGTAAACGACCAAAGTCGTTAAAACTCAAAGTGTTTTATGCAGCCGTTATTTTTACAGCTCGCTTCTACACCAATTACAAGGCTATTTTGCGATTGGAATCTAGATATGATAAAGCCCTGAGAAAGAACCCTTTTTACGGTGAGTGCAGGTCACTTTTAGAACAACATCGCCCGGACATACTTTTTTGTACCCATCAGCGAGCTTTGAGTGCTCCAGGAATCTT encodes:
- a CDS encoding N-acetylneuraminate synthase family protein, translated to MTTIAEIGQAHDGSLGAVHAYIDALAQTGVTAVKFQTHIAHAESSIHEPFRIKFSSQDKTRYDYWKRMEFTPEQWQAIGDHCRELGLQFISSPFSNAAVAVLEEAKVDVYKVGSGEVNNFLLLEKIAQTGKPVIISSGMSNYSELDKTVAFLKEREVQFSVLQCTTSYPTAPEQYGFNVIQELKDRYGVPVGFSDHSAKVSTGIAAAALGAEILEFHVVFDRAQFGPDSSSSLTINEVKDLVTGVNSVHAALKQPVNKSDNSAFGSLKSIFEKSLAVNKDLAAGHVLTFNDLEAKKPKNFGIDAADFESVLGKALKKDLKAWDFLTENDISL
- the neuC gene encoding UDP-N-acetylglucosamine 2-epimerase, producing the protein MSSAPRKICAVITARPSYSRVKTVLQAVKAHPDLTLQLVVAGSALLDRYGNAVNFIEKDGFSIDEKVFMVLEGENKTAMAKTTGLGVMELANVFYNLQPDAVLTIADRFETIATSIAAAYQNIPLIHLQGGEVTGNIDEKVRHANTKLADIHFVTSEDARNRVIKMGEDPDYVFNTGCPSIDIAKNVLETPALDFNPIARYGGVGGQIDHNSDYIVVMQHPVTTEYQQAKQDITTTLEVIDQLKVPTFWFWPNVDSGADGTSRGIRSYREKHNPDHIRFFKNMEPNDFLKLLVNSKCLIGNSSVGIRECAFLGVPVVNIGTRQNRRLRGENVIDVSYKAAEIQKAISDQLENPKNSQSKVYGDGQSGQRIAEILATLPLRFHKTITY
- a CDS encoding cytidylyltransferase domain-containing protein, which translates into the protein MRILGLIPARGGSKGIPAKNSKMLGDKPLMAYTAAAAQEAQMLTDVVFSSEDEQLMDMAKGLGLWVPFKRPIELATDQSGSLEVVNHALDTLASQGYHYDAVCLLQLTTPFRTSTQIDSAVKKYIDDGADSLISVIEVPHQYNPHWVFMPTEKGLRIATGDSKIIKRRQELPPCYVRDGAIYITANTVLQDSNSFYGEALSYVVHPSESAINLDTLEDWERAEQWLKASEA
- a CDS encoding glycosyltransferase family 2 protein translates to MNQDIKISVVLPVYRNEAMLEELCQRLLEVMKQLNAQPELIFVNDASPDNSWEIIKSLAAKHPEVRGLNLSKNFGQHYAISAGLAHSNGDWVVVMDADLQDVPEEITKLYKEALRGYDIVLAQRQKRKDSWLKKRFSLWFYKLLSYLSGAKYDGSVANYGIYNRKVVAAIVDLPEKNRYFPSMVKWVGFHSTSIAVNHASRESGSSAYNWKKRTNLALDIILSYSDKPLRLAIKLGVLMVILSSAFAIWILIRWIKGDIVVEGYTSLLLSIWFLSGILILVLGVSGLYIGKIFENVKDRPTYIVKEEI
- a CDS encoding formyltransferase family protein, which produces MTFTLYISGQKGLAALQGMEQESAGLDLVVIGRDTHITADHSEEIINYCEAKGYTYTLDKDTISNSSYLIAAGWRFLLYPTANQTLIVLHDSLLPKYRGFNPLVTALINGDEEIGVTALLGTDSYDQGPIVLQQAIGVQYPLKIADAIIKIAACYKEIVAALCYKIKQGALTPQNQDETKATYSLWRDDEDYFIDWTQTAEQIERHVNAVGKPYNGAKCRLGQQQLRVDSVRALPDVSIANRTPGKLIFKQEDKPVVVCGEGLLLLEVLKTEQGDDFSLGNKFRCRFK
- the rffA gene encoding dTDP-4-amino-4,6-dideoxygalactose transaminase, with product MKYPFNKPYLSGKELHYIEDAVSKGKISGNGHYTKKCQSYFESQYGFKKTLLTTSCTDALEMAAILLDIQPGDQVIVPSFTFVSTANAFVLHGAEVVFADSQSEHPNIDAAKIKGLITPKTKAIVVVHYAGVACDMDPIMELADAHGIFVVEDAAQAIASTYKGRYLGGIGHLGAFSFHETKNLQCGEGGLLTINDDRFLKRSEIIWEKGTNRSAFFRGEVDKYGWVDVGSSFLPSELNAAYLWAQLEQLDKIQQERKRIWRAYHDQLQSWADALGIKLPKLPDYAVNNAHMFYLVCQNQEQRAALISHLKNRDILAVFHYQSLHRSAFFKDLYHGEPLENSDLYTACLLRLPLYYGLDVDYIIQQVKQFDGIQ